Proteins encoded by one window of Papio anubis isolate 15944 chromosome 7, Panubis1.0, whole genome shotgun sequence:
- the ANPEP gene encoding aminopeptidase N encodes MAKGFYISKSLGILGILLGVAAVCTIIALSVVYSQEKNKNAKSSLEASTTPSASATTSNPTLATTLDQSLLWNRYRLPNTLKPDSYQVTLRPYLTPDDRGLYIFKGSSTVRFTCKEATDVIIIHSKKLNYTLIQGHRVVLRGVGGSQPPDIDRTELVELTEYLVVHLRGSLVKDSQYEMDSEFEGELADDLKGFYRSEYMEGDVKKVVATTQMEAPDARKSFPCFDEPAMKAEFNITLIHPKDLTALSNMPPKGPSTPLPEDPNWNVTEFDTTPKMSTYLLAFIVSEFTYVEKPPSNGVSIRIWARPSAIAAGHGDYALNVTGPILNFFASHYDTPYPLPKSDQIGLPDFNAGAMENWGLVTYRENSLLFDPLSSSSSNKERVVTVIAHELAHQWFGNLVTMEWWNDLWLNEGFASYVEYLGADYAEPTWNLKDLMVLNEVYRVMAVDALASSHPLSTPASEINTPAQISELFDSISYSKGASVLRMLSSFLSEDVFKQGLASYLHTFAYQNTIYLNLWDHLQEAVNNRSVQLPTTVHNIMDRWTLQMGFPVITVDTSTGTLSQEHFLLDPDSNVTRPSEFNYLWIVPITSIRDGRQQEDYWLMDVRAQNNLFRTSGNEWVLLNLNVTGYYRVNYDEENWRKIQTQLQTDHLAIPVINRAQIINDAFNLASARKVPVTLALTNTLFLIEETEYMPWEAALSSLSYFKLMFDRSEVYGPMKNYLKKQVTPLFIHFRNNTNNWREIPENLMDQYNEINAISTACSNGVPECEEMVSGLFKQWMENPNNNPIHPNLRSTVYCNAIAQGGEKEWDFAWEQFRNATLVSEADKLRAALACSNEVWILNRYLSYTLNPDLIRKQDATSTIISITNNVIGQSLVWDFVQSNWKTLFNELVGSSRAYNFISSIIMAPSPVGVRMSLLSSRPPSQFTSPPFCHPGSTRFSSTEYELQQLEQFKKDNEETGFGSGTRALEQALEKTRANIKWVKENKEVVLQWFTENSK; translated from the exons ATGGCCAAGGGCTTCTACATTTCCAAGTCCCTGGGCATCCTGGGGATCCTCCTGGGCGTGGCGGCCGTGTGCACGATCATCGCACTGTCAGTGGTGTACTCCCAGGAGAAGAACAAGAATGCCAAGAGCTCCCTCGAGGCCTCCACCACCCCGTCTGCCTCAGCTACTACCAGCAACCCCACCTTGGCCACCACTTTGGACCAAAGCTTACTGTGGAACCGTTACCGCCTCCCCAACACGCTGAAACCCGATTCCTACCAGGTGACGCTGAGGCCGTACCTCACCCCCGATGACAGGGGCCTATACATTTTTAAGGGCTCCAGTACCGTCCGTTTCACCTGCAAGGAGGCCACCGACGTCATCATCATCCACAGCAAGAAGCTCAACTACACCCTCATCCAGGGGCACAGGGTGGTCCTGCGTGGCGTGGGAGGCTCCCAGCCCCCCGACATCGACAGAACCGAGCTGGTGGAACTCACCGAGTACCTGGTGGTGCACCTCAGGGGCTCCCTGGTGAAGGACAGCCAATATGAGATGGACAGTGAGTTCGAGGGGGAGTTGGCAGATGACCTGAAGGGCTTCTACCGCAGCGAGTACATGGAGGGCGATGTCAAAAA GGTGGTGGCCACGACACAGATGGAGGCCCCAGATGCCCGGAAGTCCTTCCCATGCTTTGATGAACCGGCCATGAAGGCCGAGTTCAACATCACGCTTATCCACCCCAAGGACCTCACAGCCCTATCCAACATGCCTCCCAAAG GTCCCAGCACCCCACTTCCAGAAGACCCCAACTGGAATGTCACCGAGTTCGACACCACGCCCAAGATGTCCACGTACTTGCTGGCCTTCATTGTCAGCGAGTTCACCTACGTGGAGAAGCCGCCATCCAATGGTGTCTCG ATCCGGATCTGGGCCCGGCCCAGTGCCATTGCGGCGGGTCACGGCGATTATGCTCTGAACGTGACAGGCCCCATCCTTAACTTCTTTGCCAGTCATTATGACACACCCTACCCACTCCCAAAATCAG ACCAGATTGGCCTGCCTGACTTCAATGCCGGCGCCATGGAGAACTGGGGACTGGTGACCTACCGGGAGAACTCCCTGCTGTTCGACCCCCTGTCCTCCTCCAGCAGCAACAAGGAGCGGGTGGTCACTGTGATTGCTCACGAGCTGGCCCACCAG TGGTTCGGGAACCTGGTGACCATGGAGTGGTGGAATGACCTGTGGCTGAACGAGGGCTTTGCCTCCTACGTGGAGTACCTGGGTGCTGACTATGCAGAGCCCACCTGGAACTTG AAAGACCTCATGGTGCTGAACGAAGTGTACCGCGTGATGGCCGTGGATGCACTGGCCTCCTCCCACCCACTGTCCACTCCTGCCTCAGAGATCAACACGCCGGCCCAGATCAGTGAGCTGTTTGACTCCATCTCCTACAGCAAG gGCGCCTCAGTCCTCAGGATGCTCTCCAGCTTCCTGTCCGAGGATGTATTCAAGCAGGGTCTGGCA TCCTACCTCCACACCTTTGCCTACCAGAACACCATCTACCTGAACCTGTGGGACCACCTGCAGGAG GCTGTGAACAACCGGTCCGTCCAACTCCCCACCACCGTGCACAACATCATGGATCGCTGGACCCTGCAGATGGGCTTCCCGGTCATCACGGTGGATACCAGCACGGGGACCCTTTCCCAGGAGCACTTCCTCCTTGACCCCGATTCCAATGTTACCCGCCCCTCAGAATTCAA TTACCTGTGGATTGTGCCTATCACATCCATCAGAGATGGCAGACAGCAGGAGGACTACTGGCTGATGGATGTAAGAG CCCAGAACAATCTCTTCAGAACATCAGGCAATGAGTGGGTCCTTTTGAACCTCAATGTGACGGGCTATTACCGGGTGAACTACGACGAAGAGAACTGGAGGAAGATTCAGACTCAGCTGCAGACAGACCACTTG GCCATCCCTGTCATCAATCGGGCACAGATCATTAATGATGCCTTCAACCTGGCCAG TGCCCGTAAGGTCCCTGTCACTCTGGCGCTGACCAACACCCTCTTCCTGATTGAAGAGACAGAGTACATGCCCTGGGAGGCCGCCCTGAGCAGCCTGAGCTACTTCAAGCTCATGTTCGACCGCTCCGAGGTCTATGGCCCCATGAAG aaCTACCTGAAGAAGCAGGTCACACCCCTCTTCATtcacttcagaaataacaccaacAACTGGAGGGAGATCCCAGAAAACCTGATGGACCA GTACAACGAGATTAACGCCATCAGCACTGCCTGCTCCAATGGAGTTCCAGAGTGTGAGGAGATGGTCTCTGGCCTTTTCAAGCAGTGGATGGAGAACCCCAATAATAACCC GATCCACCCCAACCTGCGGTCCACCGTCTACTGCAACgctattgcccagggtggtgaGAAGGAGTGGGACTTCGCCTGGGAGCAGTTCCGAAATGCCACACTGGTCAGTGAGGCCGACAAGCTTCGGGCAGCCCTGGCCTGCAGCAACGAGGTGTGGATCCTGAACAG GTACCTGAGCTACACCCTGAACCCCGACTTAATCCGGAAGCAGGATGCCACCTCTACCATCATCAGCATTACCAACAACGTCATCGGGCAAAGTTTGGTCTGGGACTTTGTCCAGAGCAATTGGAAGACGCTCTTTAATGAG CTAGTGGGGTCTTCCAGGGCATATAATTTCATCTCCTCTATAATCATGGCTCCCTCTCCAGTAGGTGTGAGGATGAGCCTCCTTAGTTCCCGGCCTCCCTCACAGTTCACCTCTCCTCCCTTTTGCCATCCAGGCAGCACACGATTCTCCTCCACCGAGTATGAGCTGCAGCAG CTGGAGCAGTTCAAGAAGGACAACGAGGAAACAGGCTTCGGCTCAGGCACCCGGGCCCTGGAGCAAGCCCTGGAGAAGACGAGAGCCAACATCAAGTGGGTGAAGGAGAACAAGGAGGTGGTGCTCCAGTGGTTCACAGAAAACAGCAAATAG